Proteins encoded in a region of the Vicia villosa cultivar HV-30 ecotype Madison, WI linkage group LG5, Vvil1.0, whole genome shotgun sequence genome:
- the LOC131603409 gene encoding F-box/kelch-repeat protein At1g55270: protein MNQLVESSANSQRVSRVQAPLVDSVSCYCKVDSGLKTVAGARKFVPGSKICIQPDINPNAHRNKNSRKEKTRVQPPLLPGLPDDLAIACLIRVPRVEHRKLRLVCKRWYRLLSGNFFYSLRKSLGMAEEWVYVIKRDREGKISLHAFDPIYQIWQSLPPVPGEYSEALGFGCAVLSGCHLYLFGGRDPLKGSMRRVIFYNARTNKWHRAPDMLRKRHLFGSCVINNCLYVAGGECKGIQRTLRSAEFYDPNRNRWSFISEMTTAMVPFIGVIHNGTWFLKGLGSNRNVICESYSHETDTWTPISNGMVNGWRNPSISLNGQLYALDCQDGCKLKVYDGATDSWKKFIDSRLHLGSSRALDAAALVSLNGKLCIIRNNMSISLVDVSSPNKRVESNPHLWENIAGKGPVRSLVRNIWSTIAGRSGLKSHIVHCQVLQA, encoded by the coding sequence GTGGACTCTGTTTCATGCTACTGTAAAGTAGATTCAGGCCTGAAAACAGTGGCCGGGGCAAGGAAATTCGTTCCAGGATCGAAGATATGTATCCAACCTGACATAAACCCGAATGCACATAGGAACAAAAACTCGCGTAAAGAAAAGACTAGAGTTCAGCCTCCTCTGCTACCTGGTCTTCCCGATGATCTTGCTATTGCTTGTTTAATCCGTGTACCGCGCGTTGAGCACAGGAAACTGCGTTTGGTTTGCAAGAGATGGTATCGCCTTCTGTCTGGAAATTTCTTTTATTCACTCAGGAAAAGTCTCGGAATGGCAGAAGAATGGGTTTATGTCATCAAAAGAGACCGTGAAGGAAAAATTTCATTGCATGCTTTCGACCCTATCTACCAAATATGGCAATCCCTTCCGCCTGTTCCTGGCGAATATTCCGAAGCATTAGGATTTGGTTGCGCTGTTCTTAGTGGTTGCCACTTGTACTTATTTGGTGGAAGAGATCCATTGAAGGGATCAATGAGGCGTGTCATTTTCTACAATGCTCGTACAAATAAATGGCACAGAGCACCAGATATGCTGCGGAAACGTCATCTGTTTGGTTCTTGTGTAATAAATAATTGTCTCTACGTTGCTGGTGGGGAATGTAAAGGAATTCAAAGAACTCTTCGATCTGCTGAATTTTATGACCCGAACCGGAACAGGTGGAGCTTTATCTCTGAAATGACCACAGCCATGGTTCCTTTTATCGGTGTTATTCATAATGGCACATGGTTTTTGAAGGGTCTCGGGTCTAATCGCAATGTCATATGCGAATCCTATTCGCATGAAACTGATACATGGACTCCAATAAGTAATGGAATGGTCAACGGATGGCGTAATCCGAGTATCTCACTGAATGGACAACTCTATGCACTTGATTGCCAAGACGGCTGCAAGCTCAAAGTATACGACGGGGCGACAGATTCCTGGAAGAAGTTCATCGATAGCAGGCTTCATTTAGGTAGTTCCCGAGCTCTCGACGCCGCTGCTCTTGTTTCACTTAACGGAAAGCTATGCATTATCCGCAACAACATGAGCATTAGTCTAGTCGATGTTTCAAGTCCAAACAAACGCGTCGAAAGCAATCCTCATCTTTGGGAAAATATTGCTGGAAAAGGTCCTGTTAGGTCTTTAGTTAGAAATATATGGTCAACTATCGCAGGACGCAGTGGTTTGAAGAGTCACATTGTTCATTGTCAAGTTCTTCAAGCCTGA